GGTAGTGGATTAACGTAAAGGATAGAGAAAAACAAGGCATTGCCGTCGCATTGCTCGATTCTGAGGGAGTAGGCTCCATGACAATTGAGATGACCTGTCCAACGTGCGGGTCTCACGACATCTCCAAGAACGGCACTACCAGGCGCGGTAAGCAAAACTACAAGTGCCGAGACTGCAACCGTCAATTCGTCGAGAATCCCCAGTGGAAACCGAA
The sequence above is drawn from the Leptolyngbya sp. CCY15150 genome and encodes:
- a CDS encoding IS1 family transposase yields the protein MTCPTCGSHDISKNGTTRRGKQNYKCRDCNRQFVENPQWKP